A region from the Pseudomonas sp. Teo4 genome encodes:
- a CDS encoding MFS transporter gives MNDTLDPSARSGGDALASAVAKVKRHVLPLFVIMFIVNYLDRVNIGFVRPHLESDLGISAAAFGFGAGLFFIGYALFEVPSNMLLQRVGARLWLTRIMFTWGLVATAMAFVQNETQFYVLRFLLGVAEAGFFPGVIYYFTRWLPAAERGKAIAIFLSGSAVASLISGPLAGALMQIQGMGLHGWQWMLFIEGMASVVLCFFVFFWLDSKPEDAKWLSKAEQNALIETIDREQREREAGGAVKVSAWRLLKDRQIVLFCVIYFCIQLTIYAATFWLPSIIKRMGDLSDIQVGFFNSIPWFIAIVAMYAFAAGSVRWKFQQAWVAAALVVAAIGMFMSTTGGPVFAFVAVCFAAIGFKSASSLFWPIPQGYLDARIAAAVIALINSVGNLGGFVAPTTFGLLEQQTGSIQGGLYGLAVTSVLAAILVFFVRTRPNTSSNSLKPQSALSQTH, from the coding sequence GTGAACGACACCCTCGATCCGTCCGCACGGAGCGGTGGCGACGCGTTGGCCAGTGCCGTGGCCAAAGTCAAACGCCATGTGCTGCCGCTGTTCGTCATCATGTTCATCGTCAACTACCTCGACCGCGTCAATATCGGCTTTGTTCGCCCGCACCTGGAAAGCGACCTTGGCATCAGTGCTGCGGCCTTCGGTTTTGGCGCCGGGCTGTTCTTCATCGGTTACGCCTTGTTCGAGGTGCCGTCGAACATGCTGTTGCAGCGTGTCGGTGCACGCTTGTGGCTGACCCGCATCATGTTCACCTGGGGGTTGGTCGCCACGGCCATGGCCTTCGTGCAGAACGAAACCCAGTTCTATGTGCTGCGCTTCCTGCTGGGTGTCGCTGAAGCCGGCTTCTTCCCAGGCGTCATCTACTACTTCACCCGCTGGCTGCCGGCCGCCGAACGCGGCAAGGCAATCGCCATCTTCCTCAGCGGTTCTGCGGTGGCTTCGTTGATTTCCGGCCCGCTGGCTGGTGCGCTGATGCAGATCCAGGGCATGGGCCTGCACGGTTGGCAGTGGATGCTGTTCATCGAAGGCATGGCTTCGGTGGTGCTGTGCTTCTTCGTGTTCTTCTGGCTCGACTCCAAACCTGAGGATGCCAAGTGGCTAAGCAAGGCCGAGCAGAACGCCTTGATCGAAACCATCGACCGCGAGCAGCGTGAGCGCGAGGCGGGTGGGGCGGTGAAAGTGTCGGCCTGGCGCCTGCTCAAGGACCGTCAGATCGTGCTGTTCTGCGTGATCTACTTCTGTATCCAGTTGACCATTTACGCGGCGACCTTCTGGCTGCCGAGCATCATCAAGCGCATGGGTGACCTGTCCGACATTCAGGTGGGCTTCTTCAACTCCATTCCGTGGTTTATCGCGATCGTGGCCATGTATGCCTTCGCCGCCGGCTCGGTGCGCTGGAAGTTCCAGCAGGCCTGGGTGGCTGCAGCGCTGGTGGTGGCGGCAATCGGGATGTTCATGTCCACCACGGGTGGGCCGGTATTCGCCTTCGTCGCGGTGTGCTTCGCCGCCATCGGTTTCAAATCGGCCTCGTCGTTGTTCTGGCCAATCCCTCAGGGTTACCTGGATGCGCGGATCGCCGCGGCCGTGATCGCCCTGATCAACTCTGTCGGCAACCTCGGCGGCTTCGTCGCCCCCACCACTTTCGGCCTGCTGGAGCAGCAGACCGGTTCGATCCAGGGCGGCCTTTACGGCCTGGCGGTGACCTCGGTGCTGGCAGCGATTCTGGTGTTCTTCGTCCGCACCCGCCCCAACACCTCTTCGAACAGCCTCAAGCCTCAGTCGGCATTGAGCCAGACCCACTGA
- a CDS encoding 2-hydroxyacid dehydrogenase: MNNDNTAPVDLLLTQPVPDAIDAQLVQDYRVHRLYQHDNPQQLLNEVGPRIRGVVTGGAKGLSNALMDQLPALQIIAISGIGTDAVDLRHAAARGVHVTTTPGVLTDDVADMAIGLIISTLRRLGEGERLVRDGLWGTVNLPLARKVTGIELGIVGLGQVGQAIARRAAAFDMRIAYNDRREKPEYGYRFVADLTELARSVDVLVLAASADDGKAIVTAQVLEALGPDGYLINVARGKLVDEDALVEALREGRIAGAGLDVFVDEPNVPPALRDLHQVSLQPHRASATLQTRLEMGRMVLQNLEACLRGETPPNCA; the protein is encoded by the coding sequence ATGAACAACGACAACACTGCACCCGTCGACCTGCTGCTGACTCAACCGGTGCCGGATGCCATCGATGCGCAGCTGGTGCAGGACTATCGCGTGCACCGCCTGTATCAACATGACAACCCGCAACAGTTGCTGAACGAGGTGGGGCCACGCATTCGCGGCGTAGTCACCGGTGGTGCCAAGGGCCTGTCCAATGCGTTGATGGACCAGCTCCCGGCGCTGCAGATCATCGCCATCAGCGGTATCGGCACCGATGCCGTGGACCTGCGCCACGCCGCCGCCCGCGGTGTCCATGTGACCACCACGCCGGGCGTGCTCACCGACGATGTGGCTGACATGGCCATCGGCCTGATCATTTCCACCCTGCGCCGCCTGGGCGAGGGCGAGCGCCTGGTGCGCGATGGCCTGTGGGGCACGGTGAACCTGCCGCTGGCGCGCAAGGTCACGGGCATCGAGCTGGGCATCGTCGGCCTGGGCCAGGTGGGGCAGGCCATCGCCCGCCGAGCTGCGGCCTTCGACATGCGCATCGCCTACAACGACCGGCGCGAAAAGCCGGAGTACGGTTACCGCTTCGTGGCTGATCTGACCGAACTGGCCCGCTCGGTGGACGTGCTGGTGCTGGCCGCCTCGGCCGACGACGGCAAGGCCATCGTCACTGCCCAGGTGCTGGAGGCATTAGGGCCGGACGGTTATCTGATCAACGTGGCGCGCGGCAAGTTGGTGGATGAAGACGCCCTGGTCGAGGCGCTGCGCGAGGGCCGAATTGCCGGTGCCGGGCTGGATGTCTTCGTCGACGAACCGAACGTACCGCCGGCATTGCGCGACTTGCACCAGGTCAGCCTGCAGCCGCACCGCGCCAGCGCCACGTTGCAGACCCGCCTGGAGATGGGGCGCATGGTGCTGCAAAACCTTGAAGCTTGTTTGCGCGGGGAAACACCACCGAACTGCGCCTGA
- a CDS encoding FadR/GntR family transcriptional regulator, whose translation METLEPRPRGHSRAHDLVSSLTQQILLGTFQPGDKLPSENTLVREHGVSRTVVREALSKLQASGLVEPRHGIGTFVIERQPQAGLRVAAENAASVRDLLELRIGLEGQAAALAALRRSDEQLKRMRQALDDYQDLAAAGDSCIEPDRRFHLLIAEATGNLYFTEMMTQLGNGMIPRNRMALNERSGAKLARHAYLANLEHEAILNAIRRKDPDAARAAICLHLSNSRDRLLPD comes from the coding sequence ATGGAAACCCTTGAACCCCGCCCCCGTGGCCACAGCCGCGCCCACGACCTGGTCTCGAGCCTGACCCAGCAGATTTTGCTGGGCACTTTCCAGCCCGGCGACAAGCTGCCGTCAGAGAACACACTGGTACGTGAGCACGGCGTAAGCCGCACCGTGGTCCGCGAAGCCTTGTCGAAACTCCAGGCCTCGGGGCTGGTGGAACCACGCCACGGTATCGGCACCTTCGTCATCGAGCGCCAGCCACAGGCGGGCTTGCGGGTGGCAGCGGAGAACGCCGCCAGCGTACGCGACCTGCTGGAACTGAGAATCGGCCTGGAGGGCCAGGCCGCCGCCCTCGCCGCCCTGCGCCGCAGCGACGAGCAGTTGAAGCGCATGCGCCAAGCGTTGGACGATTATCAGGACCTGGCGGCAGCCGGCGACAGTTGCATCGAGCCTGATCGGCGTTTCCACCTGCTGATTGCCGAAGCCACCGGCAACCTGTACTTCACCGAAATGATGACGCAGCTGGGCAATGGCATGATCCCGCGCAACCGCATGGCCTTGAACGAGCGCTCGGGCGCCAAGCTGGCCCGCCATGCCTACCTGGCGAACCTGGAACACGAGGCCATCCTCAATGCCATTCGGCGCAAGGACCCGGATGCGGCGCGGGCGGCGATCTGCCTTCACCTGTCCAACAGCCGGGACCGATTGTTGCCAGACTGA
- the gudD gene encoding glucarate dehydratase encodes MQSTPESFSGAPVHTGTPVVTDLRVIPVAGHDSMLLNLSGAHGPYFTRNVVVLRDSAGNTGLGEVPGGESIRQTLEDARSLVVGQPIGHYQRVLNAMRQTFANRDAAGRGLQTFDLRITVHAVTAIESALLDLLGQHLGVPMAALLGEGQQRDAVKMLGYLFYIGDRQQTNLAYRNEADADNDWFRLRHEKALTPEAVVRLAEAAKERYGFGDFKLKGGVLRGEEEMEAVTALAERFPEARITLDPNGAWSLKEAIALCRDKHHVLAYAEDPCGAENGYSGREVMAEFRRATGLPTATNMIATDWRQMGHAIQLQSVDIPLADPHFWTLQGSVRVAQMCNDWGLTWGSHSNNHFDISLAMFTQVAAAAPGEITAIDTHWIWQDGQRLTREPLRIVDGHVRVPERPGLGVELDEDQLAKAHECYRNMGLGARDDSVAMQFLIPGWTFDNKRPCMVR; translated from the coding sequence ATGCAGAGCACTCCAGAATCCTTCAGCGGCGCCCCGGTGCATACCGGCACCCCAGTGGTTACCGACTTGCGCGTGATCCCGGTGGCTGGCCACGACAGCATGCTGCTCAACCTCAGCGGCGCGCATGGCCCGTACTTCACCCGTAACGTCGTGGTGCTGCGTGACAGCGCTGGCAACACCGGCCTGGGCGAAGTGCCCGGCGGCGAGAGCATTCGCCAGACCCTGGAAGACGCCCGCAGCCTGGTGGTCGGCCAACCCATCGGCCACTACCAGCGTGTGCTCAACGCCATGCGCCAGACCTTCGCCAACCGCGACGCCGCCGGGCGCGGCCTGCAGACCTTCGACCTGCGCATCACCGTGCATGCGGTAACTGCCATCGAGTCGGCCCTGCTCGACTTGCTGGGCCAGCACCTGGGCGTGCCGATGGCGGCGCTGCTCGGCGAAGGCCAGCAGCGTGATGCGGTGAAGATGCTGGGCTATCTGTTCTATATCGGTGACCGTCAGCAGACCAACCTGGCCTACCGCAATGAGGCCGACGCCGACAACGACTGGTTCCGCCTGCGTCATGAAAAAGCCCTGACCCCGGAGGCCGTGGTGCGCCTGGCCGAGGCTGCGAAAGAGCGCTACGGCTTTGGCGACTTCAAGCTCAAGGGCGGCGTACTGCGCGGCGAAGAAGAGATGGAAGCGGTCACCGCCCTGGCCGAGCGCTTCCCCGAGGCACGCATCACCCTGGACCCCAACGGTGCCTGGTCACTCAAGGAGGCCATCGCCCTGTGCCGCGACAAGCACCACGTGCTGGCCTACGCCGAAGACCCCTGCGGTGCCGAGAACGGCTACTCGGGCCGTGAAGTGATGGCTGAGTTCCGCCGTGCGACCGGGCTGCCGACCGCCACCAACATGATTGCCACCGACTGGCGGCAGATGGGCCACGCCATTCAGTTGCAGTCGGTGGACATTCCGCTGGCCGACCCACACTTCTGGACCTTGCAGGGTTCGGTGCGGGTGGCGCAGATGTGCAATGACTGGGGCCTGACCTGGGGCTCGCACTCCAACAACCACTTCGACATTTCCCTGGCCATGTTCACCCAGGTCGCGGCGGCGGCACCGGGTGAGATCACCGCGATCGACACCCACTGGATCTGGCAGGACGGCCAGCGCCTGACCCGCGAGCCGCTGCGCATCGTCGACGGCCATGTGCGCGTGCCAGAGCGTCCCGGGCTGGGTGTCGAGCTGGATGAAGACCAACTGGCCAAGGCCCATGAGTGCTACCGCAACATGGGGCTTGGGGCACGGGATGACAGCGTGGCGATGCAGTTCCTGATTCCGGGATGGACGTTCGACAACAAGCGGCCTTGCATGGTGCGGTGA
- a CDS encoding LysR substrate-binding domain-containing protein, whose translation MELHQLRCFVAVAEELHFGRAATRLHMTQPPLSRQIQLLEHSLGVLLLERNNRQARLTLAGQSFLEDARRVLQIAESASHSARRIAHGEAGRLTLGFTAVGSYSMIPRLLVHAGKTLPDIELVLSERVSSTQVHDLEAGLIDVGLVRQVLPSVRVDYLPIHREPFVAALPAGHPLSMRERLKPADFHDQPFVMYSANEGRYFHDRIANLFARHEVQPRYLHQLGQTHSILGLVNVGLGCAVVPASAQALRLEQVVFKPLMAMDQQAEIFLAFCRDNPNPVLGAFVEMARGFFEAG comes from the coding sequence GTGGAACTGCACCAACTGCGCTGTTTCGTCGCCGTTGCCGAAGAGCTGCACTTCGGCCGCGCTGCCACCCGCCTGCACATGACCCAACCGCCGTTGAGCCGGCAGATCCAGCTGCTGGAGCACTCGCTGGGTGTGCTGCTGCTTGAACGCAACAACCGCCAGGCGCGCCTGACCCTGGCCGGGCAAAGCTTTCTCGAAGATGCCCGCCGCGTGTTGCAGATTGCCGAATCGGCCAGCCACTCGGCCCGGCGCATCGCCCATGGCGAAGCCGGGCGCCTGACCCTGGGCTTCACGGCCGTGGGTTCGTACAGCATGATTCCACGCTTGCTGGTGCATGCCGGCAAGACCCTGCCAGACATCGAGCTGGTGCTTAGCGAGCGTGTTTCCAGCACCCAGGTGCACGACCTGGAAGCCGGCCTGATCGACGTTGGCCTGGTGCGTCAGGTACTGCCCAGCGTGCGCGTCGACTACCTGCCGATCCATCGCGAACCCTTTGTCGCCGCCCTGCCCGCCGGGCATCCGCTGAGCATGCGCGAGCGGCTCAAGCCAGCAGACTTTCATGACCAGCCGTTCGTGATGTACAGCGCCAACGAAGGGCGTTACTTCCATGACCGCATCGCCAACCTGTTCGCCCGGCACGAGGTGCAGCCGCGTTACCTGCATCAGTTGGGGCAGACGCATTCGATTCTGGGCCTGGTCAATGTCGGCCTGGGGTGCGCGGTGGTGCCGGCTTCGGCGCAGGCGTTGCGCCTGGAGCAGGTGGTGTTCAAGCCGCTGATGGCCATGGACCAGCAGGCGGAGATATTCCTGGCGTTTTGCCGGGACAATCCCAACCCGGTGCTGGGGGCATTCGTGGAGATGGCGAGGGGGTTTTTCGAGGCGGGGTGA
- a CDS encoding MFS transporter, whose product MNTKSAVAASPAVAGIGRHRFLVLALIFVITVINYADRATLSITGTEVLKDLGLDPVMLGMIFSAFAWAYALGQVPGGWLLDRFGARRVYGISLILWSLFTLLQGTVGWLGLAGVSAAVALFSMRFMLGLVESPAFPANSRIVSCWFPTRERGTASALFNSAQYMAVVVFAPLMAWMTHTLSWEQVFIWMGVLGLLLSLVWFRLYHEPHSAPGLSREELDYMREGGALVDLEQERKTAKSKPTRAEVLQLFTSRNLWAVYLGQYCITALTYFFITWFPIYLIKGRGMTIMEAGWVAALPAICGFTGGILGGFISDCLIRRGVHPSKARKTPFVIGMALSTSLVLANYVDGNAAVIALMTLAFFGKGLAAVGWAVLSDVAPQKMVGLCGGVFNGIGNIAGIVTPLVIGFVVASTGSFNNALWFVAAHGVLGILAYLLLARRFERTGQA is encoded by the coding sequence ATGAACACAAAATCCGCCGTCGCCGCTTCACCGGCCGTGGCCGGAATCGGCCGCCACCGCTTCCTGGTCCTGGCACTGATTTTCGTCATCACTGTCATCAACTACGCTGACCGCGCAACCCTTTCGATCACCGGCACCGAGGTGCTCAAGGACCTCGGCCTGGACCCGGTGATGCTGGGCATGATCTTCTCCGCTTTCGCCTGGGCCTACGCCCTGGGCCAGGTGCCTGGCGGCTGGCTGCTGGACCGCTTCGGCGCACGACGGGTCTACGGCATCAGCCTGATCCTGTGGTCGCTGTTCACCCTGTTGCAAGGCACGGTTGGCTGGCTGGGGCTGGCAGGCGTGTCGGCGGCGGTGGCGCTGTTCTCCATGCGCTTCATGCTGGGCCTGGTGGAGTCGCCGGCGTTTCCGGCCAACTCGCGCATCGTGAGCTGTTGGTTCCCGACCCGCGAACGGGGCACCGCATCGGCGTTGTTCAACTCGGCGCAGTACATGGCTGTGGTGGTGTTCGCACCGCTGATGGCGTGGATGACCCATACCCTGAGCTGGGAGCAGGTGTTCATCTGGATGGGCGTGCTGGGGTTGTTGCTGAGCCTGGTGTGGTTCCGTCTTTACCATGAGCCGCACAGTGCGCCGGGGCTCAGCCGTGAAGAACTCGACTACATGCGTGAAGGCGGTGCGCTGGTGGACCTTGAGCAAGAGCGCAAGACGGCCAAAAGCAAACCCACCCGCGCCGAGGTGCTGCAACTGTTTACCAGCCGCAACCTGTGGGCGGTGTACCTGGGCCAGTACTGCATTACCGCGCTCACCTACTTCTTCATCACCTGGTTCCCGATCTACCTGATCAAGGGCCGAGGCATGACCATCATGGAGGCCGGCTGGGTGGCAGCGCTGCCAGCCATCTGTGGTTTCACCGGTGGCATTCTTGGCGGCTTCATTTCCGACTGCCTGATCCGTCGCGGCGTGCACCCGTCCAAGGCGCGCAAGACCCCGTTCGTGATCGGCATGGCGCTGTCCACTAGCCTGGTGCTGGCCAACTATGTCGACGGAAACGCCGCAGTGATCGCCCTGATGACTCTGGCCTTCTTCGGCAAAGGCCTGGCGGCAGTGGGCTGGGCGGTGCTGTCGGATGTGGCGCCGCAGAAAATGGTTGGCCTGTGCGGCGGTGTGTTCAACGGCATCGGCAACATTGCCGGCATCGTCACCCCGCTGGTGATCGGCTTTGTCGTGGCCAGCACCGGCTCATTCAACAACGCACTCTGGTTCGTGGCCGCCCATGGCGTGCTGGGGATCCTCGCTTATCTGTTGCTGGCCCGACGCTTCGAGCGTACCGGACAGGCGTAG